One window from the genome of Diorhabda sublineata isolate icDioSubl1.1 chromosome 10, icDioSubl1.1, whole genome shotgun sequence encodes:
- the LOC130449969 gene encoding eEF1A lysine and N-terminal methyltransferase homolog isoform X1 — MNLLPKSKEEFSQKDYWNEFFKKRGNEAFEWYGEYNELSLHLHKYIRKPDSVLIVGCGNSSLGKDLFDLGYRNITNIDISDVVIRQLLSQIGNRENLKYLQMDALNMTFDNEQFSVILDKGTLDALMPDDSEETIEKIKKYFDEISRVLKIGGRYICISLLQEHILQFLLKYFSLNNFMFRIVRCFEAEIKAADNGQNPIPVFIVVCTKFKTLTQKVLEINLGPMDKMQRCNSDNDVISQITNAQNAAFICSSLKRTSIADKNEVVFDLFEQGSVKPRFTVYVVDIPPQRNFSQYAAFIVPEGREVEWLFSTPNGRKKLVEVTKHNRLSIITLHRDQKYESFEAIQTELTDVVCNLAPSNLRNKMVAFLSLGSDVGHRIVRYKGHSDLSGDFVIEDVITENNEKYRRLFYMSSQLVIQSEAKLRIIKSRKGIMKETVDLVHLTCRHHVYMSIATYLACNNKTKANVTVIGLGGGGLCSFLHKFLPKINICGVDVDKDMLKVAVDWFNFKEDDKLKAEIQDGLVYIREMAKNGKTLDALLFDVDSKNHAIGMSCPPQQFMTKETLKNVVKIVDDEGIFVVNVVLRDNQLRPGVLVNLKNHFKNVFSYKLQEDLNEIFICSNGSIETDKLKDASYELNSFFKKHGLIENGVDTDKFLHSLVAQSVVI, encoded by the exons ATGAACTTGTTGCCAAAATCTAAAGAGGAATTTAGCCAAAAGGattattggaatgaatttttcaagAAGAGAGGTAATGAAGCATTCGAATG GTATGGAGAATACAATGAATTATCCTTGCATCttcataaatatattagaaaaccGGATAGTGTTCTTATTGTCGGATGTGGCAATTCTTCTTTAGGCAAGGATTTATTTGATTTGGGTTATAG gaatATCACGAATATTGATATATCGGATGTAGTTATAAGACAGCTGCTTTCCCAAATaggaaatagagaaaatttaaaatatttacaaatggATGCCTTGAACATGACCTTTGATAATGAACAATTTAGTGTGATTCTTGACAAAGGTACTCTAGATGCTCTAATGCCTGACGATTCTGAAGAGaccatagaaaaaataaagaaatattttgatgaaataagcAGAGTATTGAAAATCGGTGGAAGATATATCTGTATATCTTTGCTTCAAGAGCACATTTTGCAATTCTTATTaaagtatttttcattaaacaattttatgttTAGAATAGTGAGATGTTTTGAGGCGGAAATTAAGGCAGCTGATAATGGACAAAATCCTATTCctgtttttattgttgtttgtACCAAATTCAAAACGTTGACACAGAAG GTGTTGGAAATAAATTTAGGTCCGATGGATAAAATGCAGAGATGTAACAGCGACAATGATGTTATATCACAAATTACGAATGCTCAGAATGCTGCTTTCATTTGCTCATCATTAAAGAGAACTTCAATTGCTGATAAAAATGAAGTAGTATTTGATCTGTTTGAACAAGGTTCAGTTAAACCTAGATTTACTGTTTATGTAGTAGACATTCCCCCTCAAAGAAATTTTTCGCAATATGCAGCATTTATTGTGCCAGAAGGAAG GGAAGTCGAATGGTTGTTTTCCACACCGAATGGAAGGAAGAAATTAGTGGAAGTCACGAAACATAACAGATTGTCGATTATTACCCTTCATAGAGATCAAAAGTATGAATCGTTTGAAGCAATCCAAACAGAACTTACAGACGTAGTTTGCAATTTAGCGCCATCGAACTTGAGAAATAAAATG GTAGCTTTTCTTTCATTGGGATCTGATGTAGGTCATCGAATAGTAAGATACAAGGGTCATTCTGATTTATCTGGAGATTTTGTGATAGAAGATGTCATAacagaaaacaatgaaaaatatagaCGATTATTTTATATGAGTTCCCAATTAGTGATACAATCAGAAGCGAAATTGAGAATAATAAAATCTAGAAAGGGAATTATGAAAGAAACTGTAGATTTGGTACATTTGACATGTAGACATCACGTTTATATGTCGATAGCTACTTATTTAGCTTGTAATAATAAAACGAAAGCCAATGTTACTGTTATag GTTTGGGAGGCGGTGGTTTATGTTCCTTTCTGCATAAATTTTTacctaaaattaatatttgtggTGTTGATGTCGACAAAGATATGCTTAAAGTGGCTGTAGATTGGTTCAATTTTAAAGAGGATGATAAACTTAAAGCTGAAATACAAGATGGTTTAGTATATATTAGAGAAATGGCaaaaaatg GGAAAACATTAGATGCTCTTCTTTTTGATGTCGATAGTAAAAATCATGCGATTGGAATGAGTTGCCCTCCACAACAGTTTATGACTaaagaaactttgaaaaatgttgtgAAAATCGTTGATGATGAag GTATTTTCGTTGTAAATGTGGTGTTGAGAGATAACCAGCTCCGACCAGGAGTATTGGtcaatttgaaaaatcactttaaaaacgtttttagcTACAAATTGCAGGAAGATCTGAACGAAATATTCATCTGTTCAAATGGCTCTATAGAAACGGATAAACTTAAAGATGCTTCCTATGAATtgaattcttttttcaaaaaacacggTTTAATTGAAAATGGAGTTGATACGGATAAATTTTTACATTCGCTAGTCGCTCAATCGGtggttatttag
- the LOC130449969 gene encoding eEF1A lysine and N-terminal methyltransferase homolog isoform X2 produces MDALNMTFDNEQFSVILDKGTLDALMPDDSEETIEKIKKYFDEISRVLKIGGRYICISLLQEHILQFLLKYFSLNNFMFRIVRCFEAEIKAADNGQNPIPVFIVVCTKFKTLTQKVLEINLGPMDKMQRCNSDNDVISQITNAQNAAFICSSLKRTSIADKNEVVFDLFEQGSVKPRFTVYVVDIPPQRNFSQYAAFIVPEGREVEWLFSTPNGRKKLVEVTKHNRLSIITLHRDQKYESFEAIQTELTDVVCNLAPSNLRNKMVAFLSLGSDVGHRIVRYKGHSDLSGDFVIEDVITENNEKYRRLFYMSSQLVIQSEAKLRIIKSRKGIMKETVDLVHLTCRHHVYMSIATYLACNNKTKANVTVIGLGGGGLCSFLHKFLPKINICGVDVDKDMLKVAVDWFNFKEDDKLKAEIQDGLVYIREMAKNGKTLDALLFDVDSKNHAIGMSCPPQQFMTKETLKNVVKIVDDEGIFVVNVVLRDNQLRPGVLVNLKNHFKNVFSYKLQEDLNEIFICSNGSIETDKLKDASYELNSFFKKHGLIENGVDTDKFLHSLVAQSVVI; encoded by the exons atggATGCCTTGAACATGACCTTTGATAATGAACAATTTAGTGTGATTCTTGACAAAGGTACTCTAGATGCTCTAATGCCTGACGATTCTGAAGAGaccatagaaaaaataaagaaatattttgatgaaataagcAGAGTATTGAAAATCGGTGGAAGATATATCTGTATATCTTTGCTTCAAGAGCACATTTTGCAATTCTTATTaaagtatttttcattaaacaattttatgttTAGAATAGTGAGATGTTTTGAGGCGGAAATTAAGGCAGCTGATAATGGACAAAATCCTATTCctgtttttattgttgtttgtACCAAATTCAAAACGTTGACACAGAAG GTGTTGGAAATAAATTTAGGTCCGATGGATAAAATGCAGAGATGTAACAGCGACAATGATGTTATATCACAAATTACGAATGCTCAGAATGCTGCTTTCATTTGCTCATCATTAAAGAGAACTTCAATTGCTGATAAAAATGAAGTAGTATTTGATCTGTTTGAACAAGGTTCAGTTAAACCTAGATTTACTGTTTATGTAGTAGACATTCCCCCTCAAAGAAATTTTTCGCAATATGCAGCATTTATTGTGCCAGAAGGAAG GGAAGTCGAATGGTTGTTTTCCACACCGAATGGAAGGAAGAAATTAGTGGAAGTCACGAAACATAACAGATTGTCGATTATTACCCTTCATAGAGATCAAAAGTATGAATCGTTTGAAGCAATCCAAACAGAACTTACAGACGTAGTTTGCAATTTAGCGCCATCGAACTTGAGAAATAAAATG GTAGCTTTTCTTTCATTGGGATCTGATGTAGGTCATCGAATAGTAAGATACAAGGGTCATTCTGATTTATCTGGAGATTTTGTGATAGAAGATGTCATAacagaaaacaatgaaaaatatagaCGATTATTTTATATGAGTTCCCAATTAGTGATACAATCAGAAGCGAAATTGAGAATAATAAAATCTAGAAAGGGAATTATGAAAGAAACTGTAGATTTGGTACATTTGACATGTAGACATCACGTTTATATGTCGATAGCTACTTATTTAGCTTGTAATAATAAAACGAAAGCCAATGTTACTGTTATag GTTTGGGAGGCGGTGGTTTATGTTCCTTTCTGCATAAATTTTTacctaaaattaatatttgtggTGTTGATGTCGACAAAGATATGCTTAAAGTGGCTGTAGATTGGTTCAATTTTAAAGAGGATGATAAACTTAAAGCTGAAATACAAGATGGTTTAGTATATATTAGAGAAATGGCaaaaaatg GGAAAACATTAGATGCTCTTCTTTTTGATGTCGATAGTAAAAATCATGCGATTGGAATGAGTTGCCCTCCACAACAGTTTATGACTaaagaaactttgaaaaatgttgtgAAAATCGTTGATGATGAag GTATTTTCGTTGTAAATGTGGTGTTGAGAGATAACCAGCTCCGACCAGGAGTATTGGtcaatttgaaaaatcactttaaaaacgtttttagcTACAAATTGCAGGAAGATCTGAACGAAATATTCATCTGTTCAAATGGCTCTATAGAAACGGATAAACTTAAAGATGCTTCCTATGAATtgaattcttttttcaaaaaacacggTTTAATTGAAAATGGAGTTGATACGGATAAATTTTTACATTCGCTAGTCGCTCAATCGGtggttatttag